A window of Ictidomys tridecemlineatus isolate mIctTri1 chromosome 15, mIctTri1.hap1, whole genome shotgun sequence contains these coding sequences:
- the Znf423 gene encoding zinc finger protein 423 isoform X3 produces the protein MIGDGCDLGLGEEEGGTGLPYPCQFCDKSFIRLSYLKRHEQIHSDKLPFKCTYCSRLFKHKRSRDRHIKLHTGDKKYHCHECEAAFSRSDHLKIHLKTHSSSKPFKCTVCKRGFSSTSSLQSHMQAHKKNKEHLTKSEKEAKKDDFMCDYCEDTFSQTEELEKHVLTRHPQLSEKADLQCIHCPEVFVDENTLLAHIHQSHANQKHKCPMCPEQFSSVEGVYCHLDSHRQPDSSNHSVSPDPVLGSVASMSSATPDSSASVERGSTPDSTLKPLRGQKKMRDDGQGWSKVVYSCPYCSKRDFTSLAVLEIHLKTIHADKPQQSHTCQICLDSMPTLYNLNEHVRKLHKSHAFPVMQFGNISAFHCNYCPEMFADINSLQEHIRVSHCGPNANPPDGNNAFFCNQCSMGFLTESSLTEHIQQAHCSVGSAKLESPVVQPTQSFMEVYSCPYCTNSPIFGSILKLTKHIKENHKNIPLAHSKKSKAEQSPVSSDVEVSSPKRQRLSGSANSISNGEYPCNQCDLKFSNFESFQTHLKLHLELLLRKQACPQCKEDFDSQESLLQHLTVHYMTTSTHYVCESCDKQFSSVDDLQKHLLDMHTFVLYHCTLCQEVFDSKVSIQVHLAVKHSNEKKMYRCTACNWDFRKEADLQVHVKHSHLGNPAKAHKCIFCGETFSTEVELQCHITTHSKKYNCKFCSKAFHAIILLEKHLREKHCVFDAATENGTANGVPPAATKKAEPADLQGINSHEASEDDVDASEPMYGCDICGAAYTMEVLLQNHRLRDHNIRPGEDDGSRKKAEFIKGSHKCNVCSRTFFSENGLREHLQTHRGPAKHYMCPICGERFPSLLTLTEHKVTHSKSLDTGTCRICKMPLQSEEEFIEHCQMHPDLRNSLTGFRCVVCMQTVTSTLELKIHGTFHMQKLAGSSAASSPNGQGLQKLYKCALCLKEFRSKQDLVKLDVNGLPYGLCAGCMARSANGQVGGLAPPEPADRPCAGLRCPECSVKFESAEDLESHMQVDHRDLTPETSGPRKGTQTSPVPRKKTYQCIKCQMTFENEREIQIHVANHMIEEGINHECKLCNQMFDSPAKLLCHLIEHSFEGMGGTFKCPVCFTVFVQANKLQQHIFAVHGQEDKIYDCSQCPQKFFFQTELQNHTMSQHAQ, from the exons ATGATCGGAGATGGTTGTGACCTCGGCCtcggggaggaggaagggggcacGGGCCTGCCGTACCCTTGCCAGTTCTGCGACAAGTCCTTCATCCGCCTGAGCTACTTGAAGAGGCACGAGCAGATCCACAGCGACAAGCTGCCGTTCAAGTGCACCTACTGCAGCCGCCTCTTCAAGCACAAGAGGAGCCGAGACCGGCACATCAAGCTGCACACGGGCGACAAGAAGTACCACTGTCACGAGTGCGAGGCGGCCTTCTCCCGCAGCGACCACCTCAAGATCCACCTGAAGACCCACAGCTCCAGCAAGCCCTTCAAGTGCACCGTGTGCAAGCGCGGCTTCTCCTCCACCAGCTCGCTGCAGAGCCACATGCAGGCCCACAAGAAGAACAAGGAGCACCTGACCAAGTCCGAGAAGGAGGCCAAGAAGGACGACTTCATGTGCGACTACTGCGAAGACACCTTCAGCCAGACGGAGGAGCTGGAGAAGCACGTGCTCACCCGCCACCCCCAGCTCTCGGAGAAGGCGGACCTGCAGTGCATCCACTGCCCCGAGGTCTTTGTCGACGAGAACACGCTGCTCGCCCACATCCACCAATCCCACGCCAACCAGAAACACAAGTGCCCCATGTGCCCCGAGCAGTTCTCCTCCGTGGAGGGCGTCTACTGCCACCTGGACAGCCACCGGCAGCCTGACTCCAGCAACCACAGCGTCAGCCCGGATCCCGTGCTGGGCAGCGTGGCCTCCATGAGCAGCGCCACCCCCGACTCCAGCGCCTCCGTGGAGCGGGGCTCCACCCCGGACTCCACCTTAAAGCCGCTGCGGGGCCAGAAAAAGATGCGGGATGATGGGCAGGGCTGGTCCAAGGTGGTGTACAGCTGCCCCTATTGTTCCAAGCGGGACTTTACCAGTCTGGCCGTGCTGGAGATCCACCTGAAGACCATCCACGCCGACAAGCCCCAGCAGAGCCACACGTGTCAGATCTGCCTGGACTCCATGCCCACCCTCTACAACCTCAACGAGCATGTCCGGAAGCTGCACAAGAGCCACGCCTTCCCCGTGATGCAGTTTGGCAACATCTCTGCCTTCCACTGCAACTACTGCCCCGAGATGTTCGCCGACATCAACAGCCTGCAGGAGCACATCCGCGTCTCCCACTGCGGTCCCAATGCCAACCCGCCCGACGGCAACAACGCTTTCTTCTGCAACCAGTGCTCCATGGGCTTCCTCACCGAGTCCTCCCTCACCGAGCACATCCAGCAGGCGCACTGCAGTGTGGGCAGCGCCAAGCTGGAGTCTCCGGTGGTACAGCCCACGCAGTCCTTTATGGAGGTCTATTCCTGCCCCTACTGCACCAACTCCCCCATCTTCGGCTCCATCCTGAAGCTCACCAAGCACATCAAGGAGAACCACAAGAACATCCCGCTGGCCCACAGCAAGAAGTCCAAGGCGGAGCAGAGCCCGGTCTCCTCGGATGTCGAGGTGTCTTCCCCAAAGCGGCAGCGTCTCTCGGGAAGCGCCAACTCCATCTCCAACGGCGAGTACCCCTGTAACCAGTGTGACCTCAAGTTCTCCAACTTCGAGAGCTTCCAGACCCACCTGAAGCTGCACCTGGAGCTGCTGCTGCGGAAGCAGGCGTGCCCCCAGTGCAAAGAGGACTTTGACTCCCAGGAGTCCCTCCTGCAGCACCTGACCGTGCATTACATGACGACCTCGACCCACTACGTGTGCGAGAGCTGCGACAAGCAGTTCTCCTCCGTGGATGACCTGCAGAAGCACCTGCTGGACATGCACACCTTCGTGCTGTACCACTGCACCCTGTGTCAGGAGGTCTTCGACTCCAAGGTGTCCATCCAGGTGCACCTGGCCGTGAAGCACAGCAACGAGAAGAAGATGTACCGCTGCACGGCCTGCAACTGGGACTTCCGCAAGGAGGCCGACCTGCAGGTGCACGTCAAGCACAGCCACCTGGGCAACCCGGCCAAGGCCCACAAGTGCATCTTCTGCGGGGAGACCTTCAGCACCGAGGTGGAGCTGCAGTGCCACATCACCACGCACAGCAAGAAGTACAACTGCAAGTTCTGCAGCAAGGCTTTCCACGCCATCATCCTCCTGGAGAAGCACCTGAGGGAGAAGCACTGCGTGTTCGACGCCGCCACTGAGAACGGCACTGCCAACGGGGTGCCCCCTGCGGCCACCAAGAAGGCCGAACCTGCCGACCTGCAGGGCATCAACAGCCACGAGGCCAGTGAGGATGACGTGGACGCCTCGGAGCCCATGTACGGCTGCGACATCTGCGGGGCGGCCTACACCATGGAGGTGCTGCTGCAGAACCACCGGCTGCGGGACCACAACATCCGGCCGGGCGAGGACGACGGCTCGCGCAAGAAGGCCGAGTTCATCAAGGGCAGCCACAAGTGCAACGTGTGCTCGCGGACTTTCTTCTCGGAGAACGGGCTCCGGGAACACCTGCAGACGCACCGGGGCCCTGCCAAGCACTACATGTGCCCCATCTGTGGCGAGCGCTTCCCCTCGCTGCTGACGCTCACCGAGCACAAGGTGACCCACAGCAAGAGCCTGGACACGGGCACCTGTCGCATCTGTAAGATGCCCCTGCAGAGCGAGGAGGAGTTCATCGAGCACTGCCAGATGCACCCGGACCTGCGCAACTCGCTCACGGGCTTCCGCTGTGTGGTCTGCATGCAGACGGTCACCTCCACCCTGGAGCTCAAGATCCACGGCACCTTCCACATGCAGAAGCTGGCCGGCAGCTCGGCCGCGTCCTCCCCCAACGGCCAGGGGCTGCAGAAGCTCTACAAGTGCGCCCTGTGCCTCAAGGAGTTCCGCAGCAAGCAGGACCTGGTGAAGCTGGACGTCAACGGGCTCCCCTACGGCCTGTGTGCTGGCTGCATGGCCCGCAGCGCCAACGGACAGGTGGGTGGCCTGGCCCCACCCGAGCCCGCTGACCGGCCGTGCGCCGGCCTCCGCTGCCCCGAGTGCAGCGTCAAGTTCGAGAGTGCCGAGGACCTGGAGAGCCACATGCAGGTAGACCACCGCGACCTCACGCCGGAGACCAGTGGGCCTCGGAAAGGCACCCAGACGTCACCAGTGCCCCGG AAAAAGACATACCAGTGCATCAAGTGCCAGATGACCTTCGAGAACGAGAGAGAGATCCAAATCCACGTTGCCAACCACATGATCG